The Drosophila bipectinata strain 14024-0381.07 chromosome 2L, DbipHiC1v2, whole genome shotgun sequence genome has a segment encoding these proteins:
- the LOC108125555 gene encoding uncharacterized protein, which produces MVLDDNEDRLLATNFLKSQGYFANDTWTSVLWVGIDCLGNRRNFLKSKNGEVPYLPWVPYDPNNYHPEEDCVGFAYFRESYGYMDFQCEYKTPYVCQHPKIKERYVCLKKEQFLEVLL; this is translated from the coding sequence ATGGTTCTGGATGACAATGAGGATCGCCTTTTGGCAACTAATTTCCTCAAGAGTCAGGGATATTTTGCCAACGACACGTGGACGAGTGTATTGTGGGTCGGTATTGATTGTCTAGGAAATCGACGAAACTTTCTGAAATCAAAAAATGGTGAAGTTCCCTACCTGCCATGGGTACCTTATGATCCAAATAACTATCACCCTGAGGAGGACTGTGTGGGTTTTGCCTACTTTCGTGAGTCCTACGGTTATATGGACTTCCAATGCGAATACAAGACTCCTTATGTATGTCAACAtccaaaaattaaagaaagatATGTGTGCCTCAAAAAAGAACAATTTCTGGAGGTGCTCCTTTGA